One genomic region from Desulfobaccales bacterium encodes:
- a CDS encoding AarF/UbiB family protein yields the protein MAYPLPSDYCEELQNPKLCLKDGTLHNCAVTTNSLGLPRLITGNVAAVCRLQCGRQSWAIRCFCREVPDIKEHYRIIGDYLKNNRLPEFVDFEYQAEGIKVRGSRYPIIKMEWVEGDPLHVYIGNHLRKPKILAELAEQCRQVVAAMRSHKMAHGDLQHGNILVTQGGKIKLVDYDGMYVHKHKNKKCLERGHPNYQHPQRSGYFYNENLDNFSAILIYLSLLALGREPRLWKEFHNEDNLILVDKDLKNPSLSRVFTRLKNNPNEQVKYLAGCLEKFCQVPLAKVPDLESVLVSAPGVAARPVRPAATASPPSRRPKPPVDRWWETHTPTPPGRPSPSGSSSSSQSTATGPVGTAKISWWTQTETIKDPLVTPKSGTSSSKAQPLALLSNIQPNQAVKGLFAGTFAIVFLASFVINEIHWKVLSWLAAWTYIMAMKDYSLHFLSKEGVNLRNLAIALTRLLAPSLLFIGFIYFVSTHVVQYLQQEAMKPKPRAHSTFVPPSSIIPPPTQRISPSIPPTLPPVTIKPPPPWVIVQPHSVLPPPKTVKIAPRQKPKSETQQAQKPPPAEPRPSSRPYTKKPGGPKQWE from the coding sequence ATGGCCTACCCGCTGCCATCCGATTACTGTGAAGAATTACAGAATCCGAAATTATGTCTGAAAGATGGCACCTTGCATAATTGTGCGGTTACCACCAACTCACTGGGACTACCGCGTCTGATTACCGGCAATGTGGCGGCAGTCTGCCGGCTGCAGTGCGGCCGGCAGAGCTGGGCTATACGCTGTTTTTGTAGGGAAGTTCCTGACATAAAAGAACATTACCGTATAATTGGTGATTACTTAAAAAATAATCGACTCCCGGAATTTGTTGATTTTGAGTATCAGGCTGAGGGTATCAAAGTTAGAGGAAGCCGGTATCCCATAATCAAGATGGAATGGGTGGAAGGAGACCCCCTCCATGTGTATATCGGGAACCACTTGCGAAAGCCCAAGATCTTAGCTGAATTAGCGGAGCAATGCCGCCAGGTGGTTGCAGCCATGAGGTCCCATAAAATGGCTCACGGCGATCTACAACACGGCAATATTTTGGTCACCCAAGGCGGCAAGATCAAATTAGTGGACTATGACGGTATGTATGTCCATAAACACAAGAATAAAAAGTGCCTGGAGCGGGGCCATCCCAATTATCAGCATCCCCAGCGCAGCGGTTACTTTTATAATGAGAATCTCGACAACTTTTCCGCCATCCTCATATATTTATCGCTTCTGGCCCTGGGTCGGGAGCCACGCTTATGGAAAGAGTTCCATAATGAAGACAATCTGATCCTGGTGGATAAAGATTTAAAAAACCCTTCCCTATCCCGAGTCTTCACCAGATTGAAAAACAATCCCAACGAGCAGGTGAAGTATCTGGCGGGTTGTTTAGAAAAATTTTGTCAGGTTCCTCTGGCCAAGGTGCCGGATCTAGAGAGCGTGCTGGTCTCCGCCCCTGGAGTTGCGGCCAGACCGGTAAGACCTGCGGCTACTGCCTCTCCTCCATCCAGAAGGCCCAAACCGCCAGTGGACCGCTGGTGGGAGACCCATACCCCAACTCCTCCGGGTAGGCCATCCCCATCCGGTTCGTCATCCTCTTCACAGTCAACCGCGACCGGCCCTGTCGGCACTGCTAAAATATCCTGGTGGACCCAGACAGAGACCATCAAGGATCCCCTAGTCACTCCCAAATCCGGTACATCGAGTTCAAAGGCCCAACCTTTGGCGCTGTTGAGTAATATCCAACCTAACCAGGCAGTAAAGGGATTATTTGCGGGAACTTTTGCGATAGTTTTCTTAGCCTCCTTTGTTATCAACGAAATCCACTGGAAGGTCCTCTCTTGGCTAGCCGCCTGGACCTATATCATGGCCATGAAAGATTACTCGCTACATTTCCTCTCTAAAGAAGGGGTAAACCTCAGAAACCTTGCAATTGCTCTGACAAGATTGCTTGCTCCGTCACTGTTATTTATCGGCTTCATTTATTTCGTATCAACTCATGTTGTTCAATATCTCCAGCAAGAGGCTATGAAACCAAAGCCTCGGGCCCATTCAACGTTTGTGCCGCCTAGCTCCATAATCCCGCCGCCGACGCAACGGATTTCGCCATCCATACCGCCAACCCTGCCACCGGTGACCATTAAGCCCCCACCACCGTGGGTCATCGTACAACCTCATTCTGTTTTGCCACCTCCGAAAACGGTAAAGATTGCGCCCCGTCAGAAGCCCAAGTCTGAAACGCAGCAGGCCCAAAAGCCGCCACCCGCTGAGCCCCGTCCTTCGTCCCGGCCTTATACCAAGAAACCCGGAGGACCTAAGCAATGGGAATGA
- a CDS encoding tetratricopeptide repeat protein: MAVAHYLRGDALARRQQRDPALSAFNAALQLNPHHALSLNARGILLASQGRFDDAIQDFSTAVSAQPALADAYASFGSMWVQKKDGVFGALKAYDQALSLSPEFAVALYGRGCVLTLLGQWKDSERDLRNALKSDCLRKTIAQNIGHMLELIKEQQDKNLKLAGGRIPATEIEKKFLSNCQAIKEGNFGSWGGPLNQNIQLMRDNPYLRGIWSNQMKQISPEVNKSLRSTMIQRERSIGDWYSNVADITTKAFVSGGSKNVQVGGEIAVGAKNLADYRMKTGDARVWRDALGRLPEVDFKSPGGFAATLAQANWDQTDWPFFPLYGLNYQGVK, translated from the coding sequence GTGGCAGTGGCCCACTATCTACGAGGCGACGCCCTGGCTCGCCGTCAGCAGCGAGATCCAGCCCTCAGCGCCTTTAATGCTGCATTGCAGCTTAACCCGCACCACGCCTTGTCTTTGAACGCCCGAGGTATTCTTTTGGCTTCCCAAGGGAGATTTGACGACGCCATTCAGGATTTCAGCACGGCAGTCTCCGCCCAGCCCGCTCTGGCTGACGCCTACGCCAGTTTCGGCTCCATGTGGGTCCAAAAGAAGGATGGGGTTTTCGGGGCTTTAAAGGCTTACGATCAAGCCCTGTCCCTCTCTCCAGAATTTGCCGTGGCGCTTTACGGCCGAGGTTGTGTCCTCACCTTGCTGGGGCAGTGGAAGGATTCGGAAAGGGACTTGAGGAATGCTCTGAAGTCTGATTGTCTGCGGAAAACTATCGCCCAGAATATCGGACATATGCTGGAGCTCATTAAGGAACAACAGGACAAGAATCTGAAGCTGGCGGGTGGAAGAATCCCAGCAACAGAGATCGAAAAAAAGTTTTTATCCAATTGCCAGGCCATCAAAGAGGGCAATTTCGGCTCATGGGGCGGGCCGCTGAATCAAAATATCCAGTTGATGCGGGATAACCCCTATCTGCGGGGGATCTGGAGCAACCAGATGAAGCAGATTAGCCCGGAAGTAAATAAGAGCCTTAGGTCCACCATGATCCAACGGGAGCGCTCGATTGGTGATTGGTATAGCAACGTGGCTGATATCACCACCAAAGCTTTTGTTTCAGGCGGCAGTAAAAATGTGCAGGTGGGTGGAGAAATCGCCGTGGGCGCCAAGAATTTGGCGGACTATAGGATGAAGACCGGGGACGCTCGGGTGTGGCGGGACGCCTTAGGCCGACTCCCTGAGGTCGACTTCAAGTCACCCGGGGGATTTGCTGCCACCCTGGCTCAGGCCAACTGGGATCAAACCGATTGGCCCTTCTTCCCACTGTACGGCCTGAATTATCAGGGGGTGAAATAG